Proteins found in one Scomber scombrus chromosome 15, fScoSco1.1, whole genome shotgun sequence genomic segment:
- the plpp1a gene encoding phospholipid phosphatase 1 isoform X2 gives MFETRGIPFILLDVACLILAGLPFAILNLQHKPFHRGFFCNDDSIKYPYKEDTISYQLLGGVMIPITILTMIFGECLSVYLKRLKSKSSFGSYVACVYKAVGTFLFGAAMSQSLTDIAKYSIGRLRPHFLDVCKPDWKFINCSSGAYNDEFTCTGDARMSNEGRLSFYSGHSSFSMYCMMFLALYLQARLQAEWARLLRPTIQFFLIAASVYTGLSRVSDYKHHWSDVLTGLLQGALMAILVVFFVSDFFKPSKDPHKEADIPHTTLQETPTNGNFESPN, from the exons ATGTTCGAGACAAGAGGAATCCCCTTTATCCTGCTCGATGTCGCCTGTCTGATTTTAG CTGGACTACCATTTGCAATACTCAATTTGCAGCACAAACCTTTCCACCGAGGCTTTTTCTGTAATGACGATTCAATCAAGTACCCCTATAAAGAAGACACCATTTCCTATCAGTTGTTAGGAGGTGTTATGATTCCCATCACAATACTCACT ATGATCTTTGGCGAATGCCTTTCAGTTTATCTAAAGCGCCTCAAATCCAAGTCATCTTTCGGCAGCTATGTTGCCTGTGTTTACAAAGCAGTCGGTACTTTCCTCTTCGGTGCTGCGATGAGCCAGTCTCTGACAGACATAGCCAAATACTCTATTGGCCGGCTCAGGCCGCACTTCCTGGATGTGTGCAAACCTGACTGGAAATTTATCAACTGTTCGTCAGGGGCTTACAACGATGAGTTCACCTGCACTGGAGATGCGAGGATGTCCAATGAGGGCAG GTTATCCTTCTACTCTGGCCACTCCTCTTTTTCCATGTACTGCATGATGTTCCTGGCT CTCTACCTGCAGGCCCGTCTCCAGGCTGAATGGGCGAGGCTGCTGAGACCCACAATCCAGTTCTTCCTGATTGCTGCCTCAGTGTACACAGGACTGTCGAGGGTGTCAGATTATAAACACCACTGGAGTGATGTGCTGACTGGACTCCTGCAGGGAGCCCTTATGGCTATCCTGGTG GTCTTTTTCGTGTCTGACTTTTTCAAGCCATCCAAGGATCCCCATAAAGAAGCGGACATCCCCCACACAACCCTGCAGGAGACCCCTACGAATGGAAACTTTGAAAGTCCCAACTAA
- the plpp1a gene encoding phospholipid phosphatase 1 isoform X1, which produces MFETRGIPFILLDVACLILGGLPLAAFNLGKIRPYQRGFFCNDESIKYPFHHSTITSTVLYTVGFTLPISCMIFGECLSVYLKRLKSKSSFGSYVACVYKAVGTFLFGAAMSQSLTDIAKYSIGRLRPHFLDVCKPDWKFINCSSGAYNDEFTCTGDARMSNEGRLSFYSGHSSFSMYCMMFLALYLQARLQAEWARLLRPTIQFFLIAASVYTGLSRVSDYKHHWSDVLTGLLQGALMAILVVFFVSDFFKPSKDPHKEADIPHTTLQETPTNGNFESPN; this is translated from the exons ATGTTCGAGACAAGAGGAATCCCCTTTATCCTGCTCGATGTCGCCTGTCTGATTTTAG GAGGTTTGCCTTTGGCAGCCTTTAACCTGGGTAAGATCCGCCCCTACCAGAGGGGCTTTTTCTGTAACGACGAGAGCATCAAGTACCCTTTCCACCACAGCACAATCACCTCCACAGTGCTCTACACTGTAGGCTTCACCCTGCCCATTAGCTGC ATGATCTTTGGCGAATGCCTTTCAGTTTATCTAAAGCGCCTCAAATCCAAGTCATCTTTCGGCAGCTATGTTGCCTGTGTTTACAAAGCAGTCGGTACTTTCCTCTTCGGTGCTGCGATGAGCCAGTCTCTGACAGACATAGCCAAATACTCTATTGGCCGGCTCAGGCCGCACTTCCTGGATGTGTGCAAACCTGACTGGAAATTTATCAACTGTTCGTCAGGGGCTTACAACGATGAGTTCACCTGCACTGGAGATGCGAGGATGTCCAATGAGGGCAG GTTATCCTTCTACTCTGGCCACTCCTCTTTTTCCATGTACTGCATGATGTTCCTGGCT CTCTACCTGCAGGCCCGTCTCCAGGCTGAATGGGCGAGGCTGCTGAGACCCACAATCCAGTTCTTCCTGATTGCTGCCTCAGTGTACACAGGACTGTCGAGGGTGTCAGATTATAAACACCACTGGAGTGATGTGCTGACTGGACTCCTGCAGGGAGCCCTTATGGCTATCCTGGTG GTCTTTTTCGTGTCTGACTTTTTCAAGCCATCCAAGGATCCCCATAAAGAAGCGGACATCCCCCACACAACCCTGCAGGAGACCCCTACGAATGGAAACTTTGAAAGTCCCAACTAA